TATTACAACCTATTCCTCTTGGATTATTATAAAGCATTTCTCCATACTCAAATTTAGTAATAAAAGAATTATTAACTTTTATCAACTTTGTTTCATCTGCAATTAAATTTAAATAGCAAAGAGAAATTAAAAATATTAAGCTCTTCATTTTATATTTATATTCTCCTATTTTTCATAAACCAATAAAAAGAAAACATTAAACCAGGTGTTTTAGCTTTACTTTCATCAAAAATAAATTCATCAATTTCTTCAATTGGTAAAAACATTAAATCAATTTGTTCATCATTTATACCACCACCATCATGAACTTTCATAGATTCATTAATCTTTGCATAAAAAAGATTTTGACAAGATCCACTAACACCTACATTTGTATAAAAGGAAGTCACTTTCTCAATAGCTTCTAAAGGAACATCATATCCACACTCTTCATCAATTTCTTCTTTTGCTATTTGTTCTAGTGAAACATC
This sequence is a window from Poseidonibacter parvus. Protein-coding genes within it:
- a CDS encoding NUDIX domain-containing protein; translated protein: MKNIIKDFKTNNLKDTRFVHPVKITYSLNGKQKAWEAVKSFDSVAVLLYHEEKDAFLLVKQFRAPVYLNDESHLCTYELCAGIIDKDVSLEQIAKEEIDEECGYDVPLEAIEKVTSFYTNVGVSGSCQNLFYAKINESMKVHDGGGINDEQIDLMFLPIEEIDEFIFDESKAKTPGLMFSFYWFMKNRRI